DNA sequence from the Halococcus salsus genome:
GTCGGCGACCTCGCGAGCACCTACTTCGTGGTCTGGATCCTGGCCTTCGCGGGTGCGGCGCTCGTCACCCCCGACTCGTTCACGTGGATCACGCCGTACATCACGCCGCTGCTGGGGGTCATCATGCTCGGGATGGGACTCACGCTCCGTCCGGTGGATTTCGAGCGGATCGCCGAGCGCCCGCGCGACGTCGCCGTCGGCGCGATAGCCCAGTGGGTCGTGATGCCGGTCGCGGCGTGGGTTCTCACCGTCGTCCTCTCCCTGCCGCCCGCGCTCGCGGTCGGCGTGATACTCCTCGGGGCAGCCCCCGGCGGGACGGCCTCGAACGTGATGACCTATCTCGCCGACGGTGACGTGGCGCTCTCGGTCTCGATCACGACCGTGACGACGCTCGCCGCCCCGGTCGTGATGCCGGCGTGGGTTGTCGCGCTCGCGGGCGAACAGTTGCAGGTCACCTTCGCCGAGATGTTTTCGAGCATCGTGCAAGTCGTGCTGATCCCCGTCGTCGCGGGGTTCGCTCTTCGACTCCTCCTCGACCGCTACGCGCCGCGGGTCGCCGAGGCCGGCCTGAACGTCTTTCCCGCGGTCAGCGTGGTCGCCATCGTCGCCATCGTGGCCGCGGTGGTCGGCGCGAACGTCTCGAACATTCTGGGGGCCGGTCTGGTGGTCTTCGTCGCGGTGGTCGCCCACAACGCGGTCGGTCTCGGGGCGGGCTACGGCGTCGGCCGCGCGACCGGCATGAGCGAGGACCGGGTTCGGGCGTGTACCTTCGAGGTCGCCCTCCAGAACAGCGGGCTCGCGGTGGCGCTCGCGACGGCCTACTTCAGCCCGCTCGCCGCGCTCCCGCCCGCGCTGTTCAGCGTCTGGCACAACATCTCGGGCCCCGCGGTCGCGACCTACTTCTCGCGTCGGTCGGGGACCGCTCGGACGGACGCGACCCCGACGGGCGACGACTGAAGGGAGGGTTTTTGCGTGCCGACGATGAGGGGCGGATATGAGCGATTTCGACCTGGACCTGCAGGCCATCGAAGGCGAGATCGACGAGGCGGACGGCGCGGCGACGCGGGTCGTCCTCGGCGTGCTCGACGGCGGAACCCCGAAGTCCGAGTGGGTCGCCGAGATCGAGTCGGGCGGCGTGCTCGTACTCGCGGTCGAGGGCGACCTCAACCGGCTCGCCGGCGGTTTCGCGCGCGACGTCCGCGAGCTCGGTGGCGAACTCATCCACTTCCGGCAGTTCCTGATCGTGACCCCGCCGGGCGTCAGCATCGACACCGATCGATTGGGATAGCCCGACGGCCGCGTCGCCCTCGCCGGACGGACGGAACCATTATTCGGCCGACGCGTGTATCCGGCCCATGGATCTCCGAGACCGGGTAGCGGAGGCGAGGGACACGGCTACGACGACCGCCTCCGGTGCCAAAGAGACCGTCTCCGAGAAGGCCGGCGAGGCGAGAGGACGAGCCTCCGACGCCACGGGAACGGCTTCGACCGTGGTCTCGACGGCGACCCAGGCGGTTTCGGGGAGGGCCGACGACGCAAGAGGCCGTATCACGGCGCGGCTTCCCGACCGGCTGGTCGACGGTTCGGTCGTGCGCGAGCGGGTCGGGAACGGACCATCCGTCCACCGGTTGACGTCGGTGTCCTACGAACGGTTCGCGTTGCCGGACGTCCGCGTGCGACCGGCCCTCGAACGGGGTGGCGACAGGGCCGCCACCGTCGCGCGGGAAGCCGACTTCCGACGGGTGTTCCGGTTCGGGAAGGACGGGTTCGCGTACGGGAAGACGGTCGGTGACTACGTTCCCGTCGTCGGGAGCTACCTCCCCTACCTCGGGTTCGCGACGGGCATCGGTGTCGGCGTGCTGGACGACATCGACGTCCTCACGGCCGACGCGGTCGCCGAGCTCTCCGCGTCGCTCTCGGAAGCGCTGGAGCAGGTCGTTCGAAGCGACGGCGGGGACCCCAGCGAGCGCCCGGTCACCGACGCCGTTGCGGACCCCGTGTCCGAAAAACGGGGGGCGGGCGGACCGCAGGAGCTCCTGGAGATGGACTACGAGGAGTTCGCCGGCAAACGGTAACATCGACGCCCCGGAGGGCCCCGGCCACCCCAAAACGGGCATCCTCGCCACCGACGGCCTCATCCCACGCGCCCCCGAAGGTGACGTATGCCGATGAAAGGTTCCGGCCGGGCGAGCTACGAGGAGATCGACCGGTTCGACGGCGGCGTTGGCTGGCTCGCCTACCCGGACGAACGCATGGAACGCGCGAGCCACGCGCTCACGACCGACGAGGGTGTCTGGCTGGTCGATCCGGTGGACACCGAGGGGCTCGACGACCTGCTCGCCGCGGAGGGCGAGGTCGCGGGCGTCGTGATCCTGCTCGACCGCCACAAGCGCGACGCCGCAACGATCGCGACCAGACACGACGTCTCGGTCCACATCCCGTCGTGGATGGCGGGCGTCGCCGACGACATCGAGGCCTCGGTCGAGCGGTTCTCCGGCGAGCTCGGCGGAACGGGCTATCGCCTCCGGATGGTCGCGACCCCGCTCTGGCAGGAGGCGCTGCTCTACAACGAGGACGAGGGAACCCTGGTGGTTGCGGAGGCGGTCGGCACCTCGGAGTACATGCGAACCGGCGACGAGCGCCTCGGGGTCCACCCGATGCTCCGCCTCCTGCCGCCCCGCCGGTCCTTCCGGGACCTCTCGCCCGACCGGGTCCTGCTCGGTCACGGGGCCGGCGTCCACGACCACGCGAGCGCGGCGCTCTCCGCGGCGCTCTCGGGATCCCGTCGGCGCGCACCTGCGCTGTACGCGAAGGCCGTACGGCTGTTCCTCCCCGGATGACCGCTGGAGTACTGGCTGCCGACGGTCGGACCGGCCGATGAGGACCGTCCACGCGACCCGCGGGCTGGTCGACGGGCTGCTCGATTTCGCACGCGAGGCAGAACCCGAAGCGGTGACGATCCCGCTCGCGACCACGCTCGCGGGCGAGTTCGCGCCCGACCTCCCGCCCGAGACGCCCGTCTTCACGCACTTCTACTTCCCGGAGGCCGGCGGTGCGGTCTCGGCGGTCTTCGGTGTCGACCTCGGGGTTCCGGCCGGCCAGACCCAGGGGCGGTTCGTCTCACATCCCCAGGGGAGACTCGAACTCACCAAGGCCGACGACCTCCACGGGACGGTCTTCGTCGCGGTCGCGCCGTGGGAGCGGGCGTCGCTCGCGGCCTTCGGGCGCGACGGACGAAAGAAGTCGCTCGAACTCGTCGACACCGACCCGCCCGCGGAGTCCGTGGATCAGCCGAGGTAGCCGAGGTCCCGGAGCTGGTCGGTTATCTCGTCGAACTCCGCCTCGGTGAGCTCGCCCTGTTGTTGGTGCTGGATCACGATGCTTCGGAGCAGGAAACGAACGAGGTCGCTGGTGCTCGAAAAGCTGGTGCCCTCGATGGTCTCCTCGACCCGGTCGGCGAGGTCCTTCGGGATCGAGACGGTGGTGTAGTCGGTCATAGTAGGAGAAACACAGCCCGTCGGATAGTCGTTGTGCACTGTCCGCAGGGTTTTCGTCGCCCGAGCCGTACGGCAGGTATGGCCGCGCGCCCGCCCCAGGACGACCCCGCTGAACCCGACGCCATCACGTTCGGGATCGCCGCGCTCGACGGTCGCCTCGCCGAGGCCGACCTCACCTACCCGACGGACGCCGCGACGGTCGTCGAGACCCTCGGCGACCCCGAAATCCCCTACGACCCCGCCGGCCAGTCGATCCCGCTCTCGACGGCACTCGACGAGGCGGGTCCAACTCAATTCGAGGACGAGAACCGGTTGCTCGACGCCCTCCACCCCGTCTTCGAGGAGCGCCGGCAGTCCGCGTCCACGGGCTTGCTGGCGCGGCTCCGGGCGCTGTTCTAGTCGCGCTCCGCGCCGACGCGTTCGGCTGGTGGATCGGCGGACGGGTCGCGCTTCGGTGACCGGTCCGGCTCGTCGGCCGATCCGGCCCGCTCCATCGAACTGCCGGGCCGGCGGTAGTCCGTCCGCGGGCGGTCGGTCGCCTCCCGGTCGAGCAGCGCCTCGAACCGTCGGGTCTGTTCGCGGTTGATCGCGAGGATCATGTCCGAGAGCACGCCGAAGATCACCAGTTGGACGCCGACGATGATGGCGAAGGCCGCCGCGACCGCGAGCACCTCGTGGGAGACCCGGAGGGTGACCCACTCGACGAAGACGTAGGCCGCGACGGCGACCCCAGCGATCCCCGAGAGCACGCCTGCGCTCCCGAAGTAGAAGAGCGGGTTGTTGGTTTTCGCCAGCCGGTAGAGCGTGAGGAGGATCTTCGCGCCGTCGCGGACGGGTCTGAGGTTGGTCTCGGAGTTCTCGGGGCGGGCGTGATACTCTATCGGTACTACCGTGAGGGGAACCCCGTGTTTGACGCACTCGACGGCGAGTTCGGTCTCGATACCGAAGCCGTCCGAGCGCGGGTCACACTGCTCGAACGACTCGCGAGTGAACGCGCGGTAGCCGCTCAGCACGTCGCCGACGTCGCGACCGTGGATCGAGCGGAACGCCCGGTTGATCAGCCGGTTCCCGACGCCGTTGAACCGGGTCATCGCGCCGTCGGCCATGTCGGCGTAGCGGTCGCCGACGACGTGGTCGGCTTCCCCGGTGAGGAGGGGTTCGAGGAGCGCGTCGGCGTCGGCCGGACGGTACGTGCCGTCGCCGTCGAGCATCAGGAGGTAGGGAGCCGTCGAGCGCGCGACGCCCTCGCGAACCGCCTGGCCCTTGCCGGTGCCCCGCCCTTGTCCGGACTGCTCGACGACGCGCGCGCCGTTCTCGCGTGCGATCGCGACCGTGTCGTCGGTCGAGTGGCCGTCGACCACGAGCACGTCCTCGAACCCCCGTTCGCGGAACTCGCCGACGACGTCGCCGATCGTCGCGGCCTCGTTGTAGGTCGGGATCAGCACGCAGACGTCGCCGCGGTCGACCATTTCACCCACGTCGGCGACCCACGCGCAAAACCCTTCGGACTCGGTCGAACGCCGTCTCGAAGCCGCTTCCGACGGGGACCACCCCTGCCGACGAATGACAGCGCGTTTAGGGGCCTGGCGACGAAGGGGCGGGTATGAGCGACCCGACGGGGACCCTCGCCGACCTGGGTCTCACGGAGTACGAACGGCGGGCGCTGGCCGAGCTGTTCGAGCTCGGTCGGACCACCGCGCCGACGCTCGCGGGAGCGACCGGGGTGCCGAAGGCTCGTATCTACGGGGTGTTGGAATCGCTCTCCGACCAGGGCTTCGTCGAGGTGATACCCGGACGGCCGAAGGAGTACCACGCCCGGTCGCCGGCGGAGGTGCTCGACCGGGCGACCGAGAATCGCCGTCGGGAGTACGAGGCCTTCCGCGAGGAGGTCGAGGGGTCGCGCGAGGCCTTCCTCGCGGAGTTCGGCCCGCGATACGACGACGCGGTCGAGAGCCGGGACGACGAGCTGTTCTCGGTCGTGGACGTCGGCGAGCCGAGCGAGGCCGAGGCGCGCCGGCTCTACCGTACCGCCGAGACGGAGGTCCACGTCATCACGACGAGCTTCGAGTACCTCCCGACCGTCGAGACCGCGCTCGAAGAGGCCCTCGACAGGGGGATCGCGGTCCGGGTGCTCATGCTCCACCCCGACCACGTCCCGGGCGGGGAGCGCTCGCCCGCGGAGAAACGCGAGGTACAGGCCGGGATCGTCGACCGCCTCGCGACGGCGTACCCGGCGGTCGAGATCCGCTTTTCGACCGGCAAACTCCCGTGGCGCGGCACGTTCCGCGACCCGAGCGTGGCCTACGACTCGGGCGAAGCGGTTCTGCTCGTCGAGGAGAACGACGTCCCGAACGCGATCCGACAGGCCGCCGTCACGAGCAACGGCTCGTTCGTCGCCGGTCTCGAACGCTACTTCGAACTGATCTGGGAGTACGAGAGCTTGGCCGAGTACCCGGACCCGTCGCCGTCGAACTGACCCGGGTGACTACGTCCGTTCGTCCTCGGTGTAGCCGAGCGCCGCCAACCGCTCCTCGACCGCCGACGACGTTTCGCCCGACCCTTCATCCGCCGGTCGCGGGTCGGGCTCGCGGGTGTGGCGGTCGGTCGCGCTCGTCACGAACCACGGTACCTCGCGAAGAACGCTGAGAGGAACGTTCGGGTGGCCGTAGATACCCCACTCGCCCGCCGCGTTGCCGTGGTCGGCGGAGATAGCTACCCGGTCGGCATCGAGGTTCTCGAGGAGGACGGCCACGTCGTCGAGGACGTATCGAAGGTTCGCGGCGTAGGCGCGCCAGACTTCTCGCCGCGTGAACTCGCCGCGCCGGAGACCCTGCCAGGCCATCTCGCGACCGTCGCGCCATTCGTCGAGGGTCGAGACGTCGCCGAGCGGCCGCGGCACGCTCGGGAAGTGCGGTTGCATGTAGTGGACGATGAGCCGACCATCCGAATCGAGGTGGTCACGGCCCGCCCGGATCGCCCGGTCGGTGACGGTTCGTGCGGGCACGATCCCGACCCCGTCGTCCCAGCCGTCGCGCCAGACCTCGTCGAGGACGCGGAACCAGTCGGCGTCGAGGTACTGGTGCGTGAACGGGTTCGCACTGACGTGGACGGTGTCCGCCATCTCCTCTTCGTACCCATCGGAGAACGTCCGCTCCAGCCACTCGTAGGAGGTCGACCCTGGCGAGCGGTGGATGCCGGGTGAATCGAGGAAGTCGTAGGCCGGCGCGACCCCGCGCATGAGGTCGGCCCGGCAACCGTCGAGGATCAGGAGGGCGTCCCAGTCGCGGTCGTAGACGTTCACGCCGGGCTCGACGAAGCGGTCCGCCCGCCGGAGCGCACCGACCCGGAGTTCGTAGGCGCTCTCGTGGACGCCGGCCATCCCATCGCGGGCGACTCGCGCCCGGGTTTCGTCGATCCAGTCGGCGAGCGTCATCGTCTCGACAACCTCGATCCACTCCCAAAGGTCTGTCGGGGTCGGTTCAAGGGGACCAGTTCAGCGGTAGCCGAGCGCGCGGAGCCGGTCGTCGATCGCGAGGCGTTCGGTGGCGACGCCCTCGGACTCGGGGAGTCGGCTCGCGAGCGCGCGTAGACGATGGGGGTCGGGGTCGTCGGCCGGCGCGCGCTCGGCGGGGTCGGCGACGAGGTCGTAGAGTTCGGGGTCCCAGTCGCGGTTCGGGTACTCGACGTACTTCTCCGTCGAGGTTCGAAGGGCACGAACCCAGTTCTGCTTCCCGCGGAGCGCCGCGCCGCAGGCCCGGATGTAAGCCTCGCGGTCGTCGATTCCTTCGTCCGTCGGATCGCGCAGCGACTCGCCGTCGATACTCGCCTCCCAGTCGAACCCGAGCGCGTCGAGCAGCGTCGGGAAGGTGTCCACTTGGCGACAGACAGCGGTCTCGCGACCCGGTTCGATGTCGGGCCCCGAGAGGACGAGTGGGACGTTCGCGACGTGGTCGAAGACCGTCTCGCCGTGACCGTTCTCGACGAAGTGGTCGTGGATCGGTGCGGGTGCGAGGCTCTCCGTGAGGCGGTCGAGCCCCCGTTCCATCCTCCGAGTATCGACGCCGAACTCGTAGCGGACCTTGTCACGAGCGCGCTTCGTGACCCGGCGGAGGGGGTTGTGCCGCCACGTGATGCTCTCGCCGTGGTCGCCACAGAGCGCGACCACCGTGTTCTCGGGAACCGATTCGAGGAGGCGTTCGAGATGCGAGTCGAGCGCCGAGAGCGCGCGTTCGTAGGGCCAGCGACCGTACTCCTCGCTGTCGAAGTTCGGTGGAACCGTGATGGGTTCGTGGAGCTCCCAGAGGTGGAGATAACAGAAGGCGGGCTCCTCGGCTGCGAGCCGCGTTTCGAGTCCGGTCGGCTCCCAGCCGTCGAACAACGACTCGGTGTTCTCGCGGTAGCGGTAGGTGTCGAACCCCCGGTCGAGGTCGGTGTCGGCCACCAGCGGGCCGGTGACGAACGCGGTGGTGTCGTAGCCCGCCGCGGAGAGTCGTTCGGCCAGCGTCGAGACGTCGGGCGCGAGTCGGGCCTCCCGGAGCGAGCGGACGCCGTTTCCCTCGGCGTAGCGGCCAGTCATCATGCTCGCGACACAGGGGGTCGTCGTGGTGGCCGACGCGAAACAGTTGGCGTACGAGCGCCCACGCGCGACGAACGAGTCGAGAAACGGGGTCTCACCCCAGCTGTCGTCGATCGCGTCGCCGCGCAGACAGTCGACACAGAGGAGAAGCAGGTTCGGCGTGTCGGGCATCGAGTTGGTGTGGGTTGCGGAGGGGCGGGCTTCAAAACATCGATGGAAGCGGGCTCAGGGGATGGGGAGGTTCCGCCGAACCGTGGCGCGAAACCGGTTCGAGAGCCCGACGAGCCCGACGAAGTAGACCGCCCCGCCGAACGTGACTAGGCCGACCGTCCACGGCACGCCGGCGGGTGCGGGGCCGCGGGCCGCGAGAACCACGACGCCCATCGCGACGGCGGCGACGGCCTGGTTCGCGAGTTCGCGGGCGGGTATCGGAACGGCGATGACCTTTCGGAGTAGGGCGTAGCCGAGGACGAGTCCTACCGCCGCCGAGGTCGTGGTGGCGACCGCCGCGCCGAGCCAGCCGAAGGCGTAGACGAGACCGAGGTTGAGGACGAGGTTGGTGGCGACGAAGACCACGTTGACCCGGAAGGCGGCGTCGGGGCGGTCGACGGCCGCGAGGACGTTGGTGAGCTGGGACTCGTAGACGTAGAGCAAGCGCCCCACGACGAGCACGACGAGGACGGCGTAGCCCCGGGCGAACTCCCCGCCGTAGATCGCGAGCACCCGGTCGCCGACGACGAGACAGCCGACGAGGCCGGGCACCACGAACAGCCCCGAGAAGGCGATCGAGTCGTCGATCAGCCCACGGATCGCCTCCCGGTTCTCGGCGCTCGACAGCCGGCTGATAGCGGGAAAGAGCGTGGTGCTCACCGACGCGCCGAACACCGCGAGGATCGAGGCGAGGTTCCAGGCGACCTCGTAGATCCCGATCCGGCTCGAACTCACGGCAAAAATTGGAATCGCGAGCACGAGGGTGTCCATCGAGGCGAAGGTCCGTGATTCGAGCCCCGAGAACCACGAGTACTTGGCGTAGTCGAGCATGCTCGCGACCTGTGCGCGGGTCGGGAGCCGCGGTCGGAGACCGAGCAGTGCGATACCCACCATGCCCGTGACGAATTCCGCCGCCGCGAATCCCGTCAGGAGCCACTTGACCGTGCCGAGGCCAACGACCACGACCCCGATCTGGAGGAGGCCGCGAAGCAGGCGGTCGAACGGCCCGAGGAGCGAGGAGAGGTCTACTCGATGGCGGCCTTCGAGCGCGGCCCGGACCTGCCAGACGAGGAGTCCAGTGAAGAGGAGGACGACCAGGAGAATCGCGGCGTCGGTCCGGAGATAGTCGTTGACCGGGCCGCGGAAGATCAGGATCGCCGCCGCGAGGAGGACGAACGCGAACGTCTGCAGCGAGAGCCCGCCGCCGAAGAAGTTCGCCTCGTCGGAGCCCTCGCTGATGCGCTTTCGGGTCGCCATCTGGATGCCCTGGCCGCCGAGGACCTTCCCCCAGACCACGACGGCCGCGACGAGGTAGTACTCCCCGAGCACCGCGCTCCCGAGTTCGCGCGCGAGGTAGATCGTCACCACGAAGCCGAAGACCGAGGTCGCGACCTCCGAGACGAAGTTGACGACGGAGGTCTGGCCGATCCGCATCAGCGACTCACGGGACCCACCCACGCGTCCCTGGGTTGGAGGATCGCGGGGGAGACACGCGCGTCATCACTCCGCGTAGCCGAGGTCGCGGAGGCGCTGTTTCGTGGTCTCGTCCATCGCCACGGTCGAGAGGTCGTCGTCGGTCGCGACTATCGTCCGGCGGTGGTCGTCGAGGATCGCCTCGATGCGCTCGCACTCGTCGGGGTGGTCGGCCGCGACGTCCGCCTCTTCGTCGGGATCACTCCGAAGATCGTAGAGCGCGCCCGTCCCGTCGCGCTCGACGTACTTCCAGCGACGGTCGCGGTAGGCGTAGCGGTGCTCGCCCTCGCCGGTGTTCTCGGCCGACCAATCCCCGACGACGTGCTCGCGCGGCCACTCCCCGGTTCCGTCGAGCAGCGGGCGAAGGCTGTGGCCGTGGAAGGCTTCGGACTGCGTCCCGCCCGCGTAGTCCACGATGGTCGGGGTCAGGTCGAGCAGTCCGACGAGTTCGTCGTGCGTCTTCGGCTCGTTGGCTCCGGTTCCGGGGTCGACCACCAGCGGGACGTGGAGCACCTCGTCGAAGAAGGTCTGTGAGTGGCCGAACTCTCCATGCTCGCCGAGCGCTTCACCGTGGTCGGCGGTGAGTACGATCATGGTGTCCTCGCCCCAGTTGCGGCGGACGGAATCGACGAGGCGACCGATCTCGGCATCGGCGAAGCGGGTCTCGGCGTCGTAGAGGTCGATCAGGGTCTCGCGTTCGTCGGGGGTCAGGTTTTCGGGGTCCTCAACCATCGTCCGACGGAGGCGCACCGCCTCGCGTTCGTCCACCGGGTCGAACCCCAGGGCGCGCTGGTGGCGCTCGGGTGGGAGGTAGGGGTGGTGGACGTCCATGTAGTGGACCCAACCGAATCGCGGCCCTTCGGACTGTTTTTCGGCCCACGCGAGTGCCTTGTCGGTGATCTCGTCGGCGCGGACGTAGGCCGAGCCGAAGGAGAGGCCGGCCTCCTTCTCGGCGGTGTCGACCGCGCCCGAGAGGAGTCGGTAGAGCGCGCCGTCCTCGTCGAGTCGGCTCTTGACGACCTGCTTGAGTCGTGCGAGCTGGGAGGGATCCGTTTTGGAATCGAAGAAGCGGTCGAAGCCGCGGTCGTAGCCGAACTCCGCCGAGAGATAGAGGTTCGAGTGAAAGCCGGCGGTGCGATAGGCATCGGGGAGCGCCTCGGGGAGGAGGGTCTGGTTTTCGGAGACCCGCTCGTAACCGCCGTACATCAGCGCCGTCGCGGAGGTCAGGATCGAGGGGAAGGAGGCGCGGGTCGCGCACGCGTGGGCGAACGCGTTCTCGAAGCGGTGGCCGCCGGCCGCGAGCGCGTCGATGGCCGGGGTCGTCTCGCGGCCGTAGCCGTAGCAGGAGAGGTGGTCGGCCCGGAGCGAGTCGACGGTGATGAACAGCACGTCTCGCATCGTTCGTTTCGAGTCCTCCCTACGGCTTTGAGTACCTTTCCCTCCGTCGTCGGTCGGGTTTTCGACGGACGAACTGGCTCGGTAGGAGGTCGGTGCGGTGGTGGTGTAGTGCGGGTGCGGTGGTGGTGCGGTTACGATACGGGATGCTGTGGCGCGCGCTCGCGACCGGTCCGAACGAGAGTGAGGGCCGGTCGCGGACACTGTGCGAGGGATGAGCACCGCAGGGAGCGGTGCGAGGTTCGACTGAAAGGAGAACCTCGATTGCGAACGGGGAACGAAGTGACCCGTGAGCGAAGCGAGCGAGGAGCGCAGTCGGCTGGGGAGGCGTGTGGCTGTCGTGGGGCGGTGCTGTGCGGTCTCTCGTTTGCGTCGGGTATTGCCATCGCCGCATCAGTCATCAACTATCCACCCGGTCGTCTGCGTCAAGCCCGAACGGAAAAGGCGTTAACCCACGCTCCTCGACAGCAAAACGAGAACCGTGCCGAAGACCGTCTCGCTCCCGCGCTCGCTCCAAACAGGCGGCGGCCCGCTCGTCTCGGTTGTCGTCCCGACCTACGGCGACGCCGAGTACCTCCCCGAGGCGCTCGAATCCATCGCGAACCAGACCCACCGAAATATCGAGATAATCGTCGTCGATAGTTCGGGCGTGGACTGGCTCCATGACCTCGCCGATCGGGTCGAGGGATTCGAGTACGTCGAACAGGAGCCGCGGGGGTTGGCGGCGGCGCGGAATCGAGGGCTCGACGCCGCGACGGGCGAGGTGGTCGGATTCCTCGATGCCGACGACCGGTGGTGTCCCGAGAAACTCGAAGCGCAGCTCGCGGCGCTCGACGCCGGTGCCGATATCGTCTACTCGGACGTCTCCCTCCTCGAAAGTGGGACGAAACGCTATCAGTCATCGTTGCCGATCGAGAACCCCGACACCCATCACATCGACTTCCTCTACGAGGGCGGCGTGCCGATGCCGACCGTCGTCGCCCGCCGGGAGTGCTTCGACGACCACCGTTTCGACGAGCGCCTGCCGGCCGTCGAGGACCGTCACCTCTGGGCTCGACTGTTCGCCCGCTATCGACCCGCCCGGGTGGCCGAACCGCTCGCGTGCTACGCCGTGCGCGAGGATTCGATGAGTTCGGACGCGGCGGTCATGTACGAATCCGAACTCGAAGTGATCGCGGACCTCTGCGACCGACTGCCGGAGCTCGAACCCCATCGCGCGGCACTCGAACGCAAGGCCGAGTACAAACACGGGAAACGGCTGCTTCGAGCCGGCGACGCCGCGGCTGCCCGTGCTCCGCTCCGGGCGGCGCTCTCGGGCGAGCGGTCCGATCCCCGGGTTCTCGCGCTGCTCGCGGTCTCGTACCTCCCGTTCGGTCACCACCGGGCGCTCCGCGCGCTCGAACACCTCCAGGAACGACGCCAGTAGGTTCTATTGCGCCGGTTCCCCGCGACCGACGACGCGTCTGAGAGCCTGCGCGTAGCCTTCGGCGATCCGCGCGTAATCGAACGCCTTGACGTACTCTCGGAAGGCCTCGACGTCGCGGTCGGGCGCTCGCCCTACCGCGCGGGCGACGCTCTCCGGGGTCGGGTCGCAGGCTTCGACGAACTCGCCGAATCGCTCCTCGACGCGACCGTGGAGCCCGACGGTCGGTAGCCCCGCGGCGGCGTATTCGAGCACCTTCAGGGTGTGCGGGTCGTCGACCAGCGCGATTCCCACGTCCGCCGCGTGGAGGTAGCCCGGAACCCGTTCGTGCGCGACGCTCCCGAGGAAGACGACGTTCTCACGCTCGGCGGCGGTCCGTTCGACCAGCCCTTCGAGCGACCCCGTGCCGAGCACTACGAGGGTCCAGTCGTCGAGGTGAGCCATCGCGCCGAGGAGGGCTTCGACGTGATAGATGGGTTCGAGCCCGCCGACGTAGACCGCGAGAGGTGTGTTCGGGTCGACGTCGGCATCCGCGAGGTGGCTCCGTGCGTCCGCGACGGCCTCTTCCTCGGGGTCGGCGAACGCGTCG
Encoded proteins:
- the aglJ gene encoding S-layer glycoprotein N-glycosyltransferase AglJ, producing the protein MVDRGDVCVLIPTYNEAATIGDVVGEFRERGFEDVLVVDGHSTDDTVAIARENGARVVEQSGQGRGTGKGQAVREGVARSTAPYLLMLDGDGTYRPADADALLEPLLTGEADHVVGDRYADMADGAMTRFNGVGNRLINRAFRSIHGRDVGDVLSGYRAFTRESFEQCDPRSDGFGIETELAVECVKHGVPLTVVPIEYHARPENSETNLRPVRDGAKILLTLYRLAKTNNPLFYFGSAGVLSGIAGVAVAAYVFVEWVTLRVSHEVLAVAAAFAIIVGVQLVIFGVLSDMILAINREQTRRFEALLDREATDRPRTDYRRPGSSMERAGSADEPDRSPKRDPSADPPAERVGAERD
- a CDS encoding sulfatase — translated: MPDTPNLLLLCVDCLRGDAIDDSWGETPFLDSFVARGRSYANCFASATTTTPCVASMMTGRYAEGNGVRSLREARLAPDVSTLAERLSAAGYDTTAFVTGPLVADTDLDRGFDTYRYRENTESLFDGWEPTGLETRLAAEEPAFCYLHLWELHEPITVPPNFDSEEYGRWPYERALSALDSHLERLLESVPENTVVALCGDHGESITWRHNPLRRVTKRARDKVRYEFGVDTRRMERGLDRLTESLAPAPIHDHFVENGHGETVFDHVANVPLVLSGPDIEPGRETAVCRQVDTFPTLLDALGFDWEASIDGESLRDPTDEGIDDREAYIRACGAALRGKQNWVRALRTSTEKYVEYPNRDWDPELYDLVADPAERAPADDPDPHRLRALASRLPESEGVATERLAIDDRLRALGYR
- a CDS encoding ribbon-helix-helix domain-containing protein, with translation MTDYTTVSIPKDLADRVEETIEGTSFSSTSDLVRFLLRSIVIQHQQQGELTEAEFDEITDQLRDLGYLG
- a CDS encoding TrmB family transcriptional regulator, which translates into the protein MSDPTGTLADLGLTEYERRALAELFELGRTTAPTLAGATGVPKARIYGVLESLSDQGFVEVIPGRPKEYHARSPAEVLDRATENRRREYEAFREEVEGSREAFLAEFGPRYDDAVESRDDELFSVVDVGEPSEAEARRLYRTAETEVHVITTSFEYLPTVETALEEALDRGIAVRVLMLHPDHVPGGERSPAEKREVQAGIVDRLATAYPAVEIRFSTGKLPWRGTFRDPSVAYDSGEAVLLVEENDVPNAIRQAAVTSNGSFVAGLERYFELIWEYESLAEYPDPSPSN
- a CDS encoding DUF5779 family protein, whose protein sequence is MSDFDLDLQAIEGEIDEADGAATRVVLGVLDGGTPKSEWVAEIESGGVLVLAVEGDLNRLAGGFARDVRELGGELIHFRQFLIVTPPGVSIDTDRLG
- a CDS encoding lipopolysaccharide biosynthesis protein, with product MGGSRESLMRIGQTSVVNFVSEVATSVFGFVVTIYLARELGSAVLGEYYLVAAVVVWGKVLGGQGIQMATRKRISEGSDEANFFGGGLSLQTFAFVLLAAAILIFRGPVNDYLRTDAAILLVVLLFTGLLVWQVRAALEGRHRVDLSSLLGPFDRLLRGLLQIGVVVVGLGTVKWLLTGFAAAEFVTGMVGIALLGLRPRLPTRAQVASMLDYAKYSWFSGLESRTFASMDTLVLAIPIFAVSSSRIGIYEVAWNLASILAVFGASVSTTLFPAISRLSSAENREAIRGLIDDSIAFSGLFVVPGLVGCLVVGDRVLAIYGGEFARGYAVLVVLVVGRLLYVYESQLTNVLAAVDRPDAAFRVNVVFVATNLVLNLGLVYAFGWLGAAVATTTSAAVGLVLGYALLRKVIAVPIPARELANQAVAAVAMGVVVLAARGPAPAGVPWTVGLVTFGGAVYFVGLVGLSNRFRATVRRNLPIP
- a CDS encoding bile acid:sodium symporter family protein; its protein translation is MTVLDGLERVGDLASTYFVVWILAFAGAALVTPDSFTWITPYITPLLGVIMLGMGLTLRPVDFERIAERPRDVAVGAIAQWVVMPVAAWVLTVVLSLPPALAVGVILLGAAPGGTASNVMTYLADGDVALSVSITTVTTLAAPVVMPAWVVALAGEQLQVTFAEMFSSIVQVVLIPVVAGFALRLLLDRYAPRVAEAGLNVFPAVSVVAIVAIVAAVVGANVSNILGAGLVVFVAVVAHNAVGLGAGYGVGRATGMSEDRVRACTFEVALQNSGLAVALATAYFSPLAALPPALFSVWHNISGPAVATYFSRRSGTARTDATPTGDD